A portion of the Apus apus isolate bApuApu2 chromosome 3, bApuApu2.pri.cur, whole genome shotgun sequence genome contains these proteins:
- the FDFT1 gene encoding squalene synthase, whose product MELLRKWLGHPQDIYHLLRFKMGGYRAVMPQVDPDSLGRGLRTCYRYLNQTSRSFAAVIQALDGELRHAVCIFYLVLRALDTVEDDMTISLDVKVPMLHEFHSYLYQPEWKYTESKEKDRQVLEDFPTISMEFRNLSKVYQDVISDICHKMGVGMAEFLEKKVDSQHEWDKYCHYVAGLVGIGLSRLFSASKLEDPIVGQDTELANSMGLFLQKTNIIRDYLEDQLEGREFWPREVWSRYAKKLSDFAKPENIDMAVQCLNELITNALHHVPDVLTYLSRLKNQSVFNFCAIPQVMAIATLAACYNNKQVFKGVVKIRKGQAVTLMMDATSIQAVKAIMYQYVEEIYQKIPSTDPSSNKTQQVISTIRAMSLPSGSMASRHHYSPIYLSCAMLLAALSWQYLSTISKATEEYVQAGEN is encoded by the exons ATGGAGCTGCTGCGGAAATGGCTGGGCCACCCCCAGGACATCTACCACCTGCTGCGCTTCAAGATGGGCGGCTACCGGGCCGTCATGCCGCAGGTCGACCCG GACTCGCTGGGACGAGGCCTCCGCACCTGCTACCGGTACCTCAACCAGACCAGCCGCAGCTTCGCCGCTGTCATCCAGGCCCTGGACGGAGAGCTGCG ACATGCCGTCTGTATATTCTACCTAGTCCTCCGTGCCCTGGACACCGTAGAGGATGACATGACCATCAGCTTAGATGTGAAGGTCCCGATGTTGCATGAGTTTCACTCCTATCTCTATCAACCAGAGTGGAAGTACACGGAGAGCAAGGAGAAGGACCGGCAGGTGCTCGAGGACTTCCCAACG ATCTCCATGGAGTTCAGGAACCTGTCAAAGGTCTACCAGGATGTGATTTCAGATATCTGCCACAAGATGGGCGTCGGGATGGCAGAGTTCTTGGAGAAGAAGGTGGACTCTCAGCACGAATGGGATAAG TATTGTCACTATGttgctgggctggtggggatCGGCCTTTCCCGTCTCTTCTCTGCATCCAAACTAGAAGATCCTATCGTTGGGCAGGACACGGAGCTGGCAAACTCCATGGGCCTCTTCCTGCAGAAAACCAACATCATCCGTGACTATCTGGAGGACCAGCTAGAAGGAAGGGAGTTCTGGCCCAGAGAG GTTTGGAGCAGATATGCAAAGAAGCTGTCGGATTTTGCCAAGCCAGAGAACATTGATATGGCTGTCCAGTGTCTGAATGAGCTCATCACCAACGCCCTTCACCACGTCCCTGACGTTCTCACATACTTATCCCGTCTGAAAAACCAAAGTGTCTTCAACTTCTGTGCTATCCCCCAG GTGATGGCCATTGCCACCTTGGCTGCCTGCTATAACAACAAGCAGGTGTTCAAGGGTGTGGTGAAGATCCGGAAGGGACAAGCTGTCACTCTCATGATGGATGCTACAAGCATACAAGCTGTAAAAGCTATCATGTACCAGTATGTGGAAGAG aTCTACCAGAAGATCCCAAGCACGGACCCATCATCCAACAAGACACAGCAGGTGATCTCCACCATCCGTGCCATGAGCTTGCCCAGTGGCTCCATGGCATCACGCCACCACTACTCCCCCATCTACCTGTCGTGTGCCATGCTCCTggctgccctgagctggcagTACCTGAGCACCATCTCCAAGGCCACCGAGGAGTATGTCCAGGCGGGCGAGAACTGA